The Falco naumanni isolate bFalNau1 chromosome 1, bFalNau1.pat, whole genome shotgun sequence genome window below encodes:
- the TACC3 gene encoding transforming acidic coiled-coil-containing protein 3 isoform X1, which yields MSLQILNTENGENGANVKDDLTAEDSGFFFAPEPTGRPSILCLSQKENLPRKSVAKAMKVTFQTPLRDPQTRKILSPAMVDKLDTTFMLGDCSEALVDDLLPVNVDTCQQKPETGLNNTVINTQMPEKVSTAPYPDDEMPVKSRGSYNIDFDNLNDINPFQSAVQLQHSPGNLQKSPVRVSSSPERTSEKSSDSVLLDDTAPFASTTASRDCPSEEKTLSSGKESVLRESESSKSELSLKQGIGDSVRDVKSASTGVSQIDDSAGLEETSTPAVQLSGNLSPSDTSKTGESKLQNVSVAEKASVDELAVSKGEPAEKPGVTKAGPVKLEFDFDNTTVRKPPPKKLGKRLGIKPPSKKIPVTKTKTEKTEVQNKGHVEGEIPVPKASYKFDWEKLDDPNFNPFGGGSKISSSPKCSSPQKAHLQDEEKDSISSRRELLSVEQDNRPSTCEKESKNLEISEQNVVEDKPRTQEDKPGVQAEAELPGEIAMEKQMSPSKMSLANVLSQDNLVSADSGKKSMSAEEIKPSSHRTEIAAVEQTANTKPEELFRPSSEVLGMGIEIDYLEQFGTSSFKESALRKQSLYLKFDPLLRDSPIPGTVETNTNIMTAPLQRGPVADLSKLLKETENPAVNLQSEEKPKGLDLLGTFTTSDTGPVIIDSLTSDVPPLPIAASANSAVDAIIDVLKYSQKDMDAAVELVQREVQEKQLETQEWKKKYDKLHMEYKEMGKIVAEFEGTITQMMEDAQKQKESSKKEMQRMMEEKQQVISDLNSMEKSFSELFKRFEKQKEALEGYHKNEEALKKCAEEYLARIKKEEQRYQALKAHAEEKLHRANEEIAQVRSKAKSETAALQASLRKEQMRIQSLERSLEQKAKENDELTKICDDLILKMEKI from the exons ATGAGTCTGcagattttaaatacagaaaatggagaaaatggaGCAAATGTCAAGGATGACCTAACAGCGGAAGACTCAGGCTTTTTCTTTGCACCAGAACCTACAGGGAGACCTTCTATTCTATGCCTGtcccagaaagaaaacttgCCACGAAAAAGTGTGGCAAAAGCTATGAAG GTAACATTTCAAACTCCTCTAAGAGATCCTCAGACTCGAAAAATCTTAAGTCCTGCGATGGTGGACAAACTTGACACTACTTTCATGCTTGGTGACTGCAGTGAAGCCTTGGTGGATGATCTCTTACCTGTCAATGTTGA cacaTGTCAACAAAAGCCTGAAACTGGACTGAACAATACAGTGATAAATACACAAATGCCAGAGAAGGTCAGCACAGCTCCTTACCCAGATGATGAGATGCCAGTGAAGAGTCGAGGTTCCTACAATATTGATTTTGATAACTTAAATGACATCAATCCTTTTCAAAGTGCAGTGCAATTgcagcattctcctggaaacCTGCAGAAGTCTCCTGTAAGAGTATCTAGCAGCCCTGAGAGAACTTCTGAAAAAAGTAGTGATTCTGTTCTGCTGGATGATACAGCTCCTTTTGCTTCAACCACGGCAAGTAGAGACTGCCCAAGTGAAGAGAAGACTCTTTCCTCTGGAAAAGAATCTGTATTGAGAGAGTCAGAGTCTAGTAAATCAGAGTTGTCCCTTAAGCAAGGAATCGGTGACTCTGTGAGGGATGTGAAGTCTGCTTCCACAGGCGTGAGTCAAATTGATGATTCGGCAGGCTTAGAAGAAACATCTACACCTGCTGTGCAGTTATCTGGTAACTTGAGTCCCAGTGATACTTCTAAAACTGGGGAATCAAAGCTTCAGAATGTTTCAGTAGCAGAAAAAGCCTCTGTGGATGAGCTGGCTGTCTCCAAAGGGGAACCTGCAGAAAAGCCTGGTGTCACCAAGGCGGGACCAGTAAAAttggaatttgactttgataataCCACTGTTAGAAAGCCACCTCCTAAGAAACTAGGTAAAAGACTTGGAATTAAGCCACCTTCCAAAAAAATTCCTGTTACCAAGACAAAAACGGAGAAAACTGAAGTGCAAAATAAGGGTCATGTGGAAGGTGAAATCCCTGTTCCCAAAGCATCTTATAAGTTTGACTGGGAAAAACTTGATGATCCAAACTTTAATCCATTTGGAGGAGGCTCTAAAATTTCCAGCTCACCCAAGTGTTCTAGCCCTCAGAAAGCTCACCTGCAAGACGAGGAGAAGGATAGTATCTCATCAAGAAGGGAGCTTCTTTCAGTGGAGCAGGACAACAGACCAAGTACCTGTGAAAAAGAATCCAAAAATCT ggaAATCAGTGAACAGAATGTGGTAGAAGACAAACCCAGAACTCAAGAAGACAAGCCAGGAGTTCAAGCAGAAGCTGAACTTCCAGGAGAGATAGCCATG GAGAAACAAATGAGCCCGTCTAAAATGTCTCTAGCTAATGTCCTCTCTCAAGATAATTTGGTTTCTGCTGACAGTGGAAAAAAGTCAATGtctgcagaagaaattaaacctAGTTCCCACAGAACTGAAATAGCAGCAGTTGAGCAGACAGCTAACACTAAACCTGAAGAGCTCTTCAGACCATCATCAGAAG ttCTAGGAATGGGCATAGAAATAGACTATCTGGAACAGTTTGGCACTTCATCA TTCAAAGAATCTGCCTTGAGGAAACAGTCGCTGTATTTGAAGTTTGACCCTTTGTTGAGAGACAGTCCAATTCCTGGTACTGttgaaacaaatacaaatatcaTGACGGCTCCACTTCAGCGTGG tCCTGTTGCTGATTTAAGTAAATTGctgaaggaaactgaaaatcCTGCAGTGAATcttcaaagtgaagaaaaaccGAAAGGGCTAGATCTTCTGGGAACATTTACAACTTCT GACACTGGTCCCGTAATTATAGATTCCCTGACTAGCGATGTTCCTCCACTCCCTATTGCTGCTTCGGCAAACAGTGCAGTGGATGCTATTATCGATGTGCTAAAATATAGCCAAAAAGACATGGATGCAGCTGTTGAACTGGTTCAGAGAGAG GTTCAAGAGAAACAGTTGGAAActcaggaatggaaaaaaaagtatgataAGCTTCATATGGAATACAAGGAAATGGG aaaaatagttGCTGAGTTTGAAGGTACAATAACACAAATGATGG AGGATGctcaaaagcagaaggaatCGTCAAAGAAAGAGATGCAAAGAATgatggaagagaagcagcaagttATTTCAGATCTGAACTCTATGGAGAAATCTTTTTCTGAACTCTTCAAAcgatttgaaaaacagaaagaagcgCTAGAGGGTTACCACAAA AATGAAGAAGCTCTGAAAAAATGTGCTGAAGAATACCTGGCTAGAATTAAAAAAGAGGAGCAGAGATACCAGGCACTAAAGGcacatgctgaagaaaaactgcatCG AGCAAATGAGGAAATTGCCCAGGTACGAAGCAAAGCTAAATCAGAGACTGCAGCACTACAAGCCAGTCTCCGCAAAGAACAAATGAGGATCCAGTCTTTAGAGAGGAGCCTTGAACAAAAG GCTAAAGAAAATGATGAACTGACAAAAATCTGTGATGACTTGATcttgaagatggaaaaaatttGA
- the TACC3 gene encoding transforming acidic coiled-coil-containing protein 3 isoform X2: protein MPEKVSTAPYPDDEMPVKSRGSYNIDFDNLNDINPFQSAVQLQHSPGNLQKSPVRVSSSPERTSEKSSDSVLLDDTAPFASTTASRDCPSEEKTLSSGKESVLRESESSKSELSLKQGIGDSVRDVKSASTGVSQIDDSAGLEETSTPAVQLSGNLSPSDTSKTGESKLQNVSVAEKASVDELAVSKGEPAEKPGVTKAGPVKLEFDFDNTTVRKPPPKKLGKRLGIKPPSKKIPVTKTKTEKTEVQNKGHVEGEIPVPKASYKFDWEKLDDPNFNPFGGGSKISSSPKCSSPQKAHLQDEEKDSISSRRELLSVEQDNRPSTCEKESKNLEISEQNVVEDKPRTQEDKPGVQAEAELPGEIAMEKQMSPSKMSLANVLSQDNLVSADSGKKSMSAEEIKPSSHRTEIAAVEQTANTKPEELFRPSSEVLGMGIEIDYLEQFGTSSFKESALRKQSLYLKFDPLLRDSPIPGTVETNTNIMTAPLQRGPVADLSKLLKETENPAVNLQSEEKPKGLDLLGTFTTSDTGPVIIDSLTSDVPPLPIAASANSAVDAIIDVLKYSQKDMDAAVELVQREVQEKQLETQEWKKKYDKLHMEYKEMGKIVAEFEGTITQMMEDAQKQKESSKKEMQRMMEEKQQVISDLNSMEKSFSELFKRFEKQKEALEGYHKNEEALKKCAEEYLARIKKEEQRYQALKAHAEEKLHRANEEIAQVRSKAKSETAALQASLRKEQMRIQSLERSLEQKAKENDELTKICDDLILKMEKI from the exons ATGCCAGAGAAGGTCAGCACAGCTCCTTACCCAGATGATGAGATGCCAGTGAAGAGTCGAGGTTCCTACAATATTGATTTTGATAACTTAAATGACATCAATCCTTTTCAAAGTGCAGTGCAATTgcagcattctcctggaaacCTGCAGAAGTCTCCTGTAAGAGTATCTAGCAGCCCTGAGAGAACTTCTGAAAAAAGTAGTGATTCTGTTCTGCTGGATGATACAGCTCCTTTTGCTTCAACCACGGCAAGTAGAGACTGCCCAAGTGAAGAGAAGACTCTTTCCTCTGGAAAAGAATCTGTATTGAGAGAGTCAGAGTCTAGTAAATCAGAGTTGTCCCTTAAGCAAGGAATCGGTGACTCTGTGAGGGATGTGAAGTCTGCTTCCACAGGCGTGAGTCAAATTGATGATTCGGCAGGCTTAGAAGAAACATCTACACCTGCTGTGCAGTTATCTGGTAACTTGAGTCCCAGTGATACTTCTAAAACTGGGGAATCAAAGCTTCAGAATGTTTCAGTAGCAGAAAAAGCCTCTGTGGATGAGCTGGCTGTCTCCAAAGGGGAACCTGCAGAAAAGCCTGGTGTCACCAAGGCGGGACCAGTAAAAttggaatttgactttgataataCCACTGTTAGAAAGCCACCTCCTAAGAAACTAGGTAAAAGACTTGGAATTAAGCCACCTTCCAAAAAAATTCCTGTTACCAAGACAAAAACGGAGAAAACTGAAGTGCAAAATAAGGGTCATGTGGAAGGTGAAATCCCTGTTCCCAAAGCATCTTATAAGTTTGACTGGGAAAAACTTGATGATCCAAACTTTAATCCATTTGGAGGAGGCTCTAAAATTTCCAGCTCACCCAAGTGTTCTAGCCCTCAGAAAGCTCACCTGCAAGACGAGGAGAAGGATAGTATCTCATCAAGAAGGGAGCTTCTTTCAGTGGAGCAGGACAACAGACCAAGTACCTGTGAAAAAGAATCCAAAAATCT ggaAATCAGTGAACAGAATGTGGTAGAAGACAAACCCAGAACTCAAGAAGACAAGCCAGGAGTTCAAGCAGAAGCTGAACTTCCAGGAGAGATAGCCATG GAGAAACAAATGAGCCCGTCTAAAATGTCTCTAGCTAATGTCCTCTCTCAAGATAATTTGGTTTCTGCTGACAGTGGAAAAAAGTCAATGtctgcagaagaaattaaacctAGTTCCCACAGAACTGAAATAGCAGCAGTTGAGCAGACAGCTAACACTAAACCTGAAGAGCTCTTCAGACCATCATCAGAAG ttCTAGGAATGGGCATAGAAATAGACTATCTGGAACAGTTTGGCACTTCATCA TTCAAAGAATCTGCCTTGAGGAAACAGTCGCTGTATTTGAAGTTTGACCCTTTGTTGAGAGACAGTCCAATTCCTGGTACTGttgaaacaaatacaaatatcaTGACGGCTCCACTTCAGCGTGG tCCTGTTGCTGATTTAAGTAAATTGctgaaggaaactgaaaatcCTGCAGTGAATcttcaaagtgaagaaaaaccGAAAGGGCTAGATCTTCTGGGAACATTTACAACTTCT GACACTGGTCCCGTAATTATAGATTCCCTGACTAGCGATGTTCCTCCACTCCCTATTGCTGCTTCGGCAAACAGTGCAGTGGATGCTATTATCGATGTGCTAAAATATAGCCAAAAAGACATGGATGCAGCTGTTGAACTGGTTCAGAGAGAG GTTCAAGAGAAACAGTTGGAAActcaggaatggaaaaaaaagtatgataAGCTTCATATGGAATACAAGGAAATGGG aaaaatagttGCTGAGTTTGAAGGTACAATAACACAAATGATGG AGGATGctcaaaagcagaaggaatCGTCAAAGAAAGAGATGCAAAGAATgatggaagagaagcagcaagttATTTCAGATCTGAACTCTATGGAGAAATCTTTTTCTGAACTCTTCAAAcgatttgaaaaacagaaagaagcgCTAGAGGGTTACCACAAA AATGAAGAAGCTCTGAAAAAATGTGCTGAAGAATACCTGGCTAGAATTAAAAAAGAGGAGCAGAGATACCAGGCACTAAAGGcacatgctgaagaaaaactgcatCG AGCAAATGAGGAAATTGCCCAGGTACGAAGCAAAGCTAAATCAGAGACTGCAGCACTACAAGCCAGTCTCCGCAAAGAACAAATGAGGATCCAGTCTTTAGAGAGGAGCCTTGAACAAAAG GCTAAAGAAAATGATGAACTGACAAAAATCTGTGATGACTTGATcttgaagatggaaaaaatttGA